One Scophthalmus maximus strain ysfricsl-2021 chromosome 1, ASM2237912v1, whole genome shotgun sequence genomic region harbors:
- the hecw2b gene encoding E3 ubiquitin-protein ligase HECW2 isoform X4, whose product MATAAATSSSSSSPPTSSSPNSSAREHLLAVRRRTPHARPYTIGPDNLCSMSVQGVVRDSTSGSSSSSMSSGLQPEVASVGLQRANSDTDLVTSDSRSSLTASMYQLTLGLGHLVISWDIKEEVDATDWIGLYHIDETCVANVWDSKNRGVNGTQRGQIVWRLEAGPYLMEPETKICFKYYHGVSGALRATTPCITVKNPGVPVDSGGQAEDQSGAELSRKLVSFTLSDIRASGLKKGMFFNPDPYLKMSIRPGRRSGLPKFTHHGQERRSSIIANTTNPVWHGEKYTFVALMTDVMEIEVKDKFAKSRPIIKRFLGQLIIPVQRLLEGPTADDQPVSYSLCRRLPTDHVSGQLLFRVDFTSNGHEEASPDTGGNILGAAANGDPGSPSDDEDLPQPSSSSRVTRGPSPTGSDEGSLLVNGTCYYGDDSVWREPGRAGEEDLLPVAQGGHTHRQVSLNDYLDAIEAHRSPLDQHLAAPSPKLRSSFPTDTRLNAMLHIDSDEDEETAVQHRDQSQEAKTQQSTDLALSSRSAGFQQRSEGSNGETQTGATAEAGSSSGAQRVSECVGAESGAEAAEGAAPGTSTAIEAAAVPGEAAGASLAGETQETPTASSSSEASGAEADAASDPAESVRECTCQEQSNRTGVQQEVPYSSGLGPLSPIQEVDTRKEVAPKAEEEGAESSSSEANGPVVAAAASTSGYAAEQGGATASSAVFLLIPGAEASGGDRQEEEEEGGEVWRRRRRYMQNCGSGAQNQEVCRARESQSGTLGDRETGATAQVNGHQSVRSLPSIRHDMNRYQRVDEPLPPTDWEARIDSHGRIFYVDHVNRTTTWQRPTAPPASQTLQRSNSIQQMEQLNRRYQSIRRTITNDSRPEEQPANELLVDETDMQPSMPELRRDSSVSPSGSRSRLTLLLQSPSAKFLASPDFFTVLHSNPSAYRMFATNTCLKHMISKVRRDAHHFERYQHNRDLVAFLNLFANKQLELPRGWEMKHDHTGKPFFVDHNSRATTFIDPRLPLQSTRPPSVLTHRQHLTRQRSHSAGEVSPRRLAGEDPRHAGPPVAPRPSSTFTSPNRGQCQDIVPVAYNDKIVAFLRQPNIFEILQERQPEVIRNHPLREKVQLIRADGVSGLARLSGDADLVMLLSLFEDEVMSYVPPHALLHPSYCQSPRGSPVSSPQNSPGTQRANARAPAPYKRDFEAKLRNFYRKLETKGYGQGPGKLKLIIRRDHLLEDAFNQIMCYSRKDLQRSKLYVSFVGEEGLDYSGPSREFFFLVSRELFNPYYGLFEYSANDTYTVQISPMSAFVDNHHEWFRFSGRILGLALIHQYLLDAFFTRPFYKGLLRIPCDLSDLEYLDEEFHQSLQWTKDNDIEDILELTFTVNEEVFGQITERELKPGGANIPVSEKNKKEYIERMVKWRIERGVVQQTESLVRGFYEVVDARLVSVFDARELELVIAGTAEIDLSDWRNNTEYRGGYHDNHIVIRWFWAAVERFNNEQRLRLLQFVTGTSSIPYEGFASLRGSNGPRRFCVEKWGKVSALPRAHTCFNRLDLPPYPSFSMLYEKMLTAVEETSTFGLE is encoded by the exons atgaGACGTGTGTGGCCAACGTGTGGGACTCCAAGAACCGCGGCGTGAACGGGACCCAGCGCGGGCAGATCGTGTGGAGGCTGGAGGCGGGACCGTACTTAATGGAGC CCGAGACCAAGATCTGCTTTAAATACTATCACGGTGTGAGCGGAGCATTGAGAGCGACGACGCCCTGTATCACAGTGAAGAACCCTGGAGTGCCG GTGGACAGTGGAGGACAAGCGGAGGACCAATCAGGGGCCGAGCTCTCTCGGAAACTCGTCAGCTTCACCCTATCAG ACATCCGTGCGTCGGGCCTGAAGAAGGGAATGTTCTTCAACCCAGACCCCTACCTGAAGATGTCCATCCGGCCCGGGAGGAGGAGCGGCCTCCCCAAGTTCACCCACCACGGCCAGGAGAGGCGGTCGTCCATCATCGCTAACACCACCAATCCTGTGTGGCACGGGGAG AAGTACACCTTCGTGGCACTGATGACGGATGTGATGGAGATCGAAGTAAAAGACAAGTTCGCCAAGAGCCGACCAATCATCAAGCGGTTCCTAGGTCAGCTGATCATCCCTGTGCAGAGACTTCTGGAGGGGCCGACCGCCGA tgatcaGCCAGTCAGCTACAGCCTGTGTCGTCGTCTCCCGACGGACCATGTGAGTGGGCAGCTCCTGTTCAGAGTGGACTTCACCTCCAACGGacatgaag AGGCCTCCCCGGACACGGGGGGAAACATCCTGGGCGCCGCGGCGAATGGTGACCCGGGCAGCCCCTCTGACGACGAAGACCTGCCCCagccttcctcttcctcacgcGTCACACGTGGACCCTCTCCCACGGGCTCTGACGAGGGCTCCCTGCTCGTCAACGGCACTTGTTACTATGGTGATGATAGTGTGTGGCGGGAGCCCGGGCGCGCGGGAGAAGAGGATCTGCTTCCTGTGGCTCAGGGCGGCCACACACACCGGCAGGTGTCGCTCAATGACTACCTGGATGCCATCGAGGCTCACCGGAGCCCCTTGGACCAACACCTGGCGGCGCCTTCTCCGAAACTCCGCTCCAGCTTTCCGACGGACACGCGGCTCAACGCCATGCTGCACATCGACTCtgacgaggatgaggagacaGCTGTGCAGCACAGGGACCAATCGCAGGAGGCGAAGACGCAGCAGAGCACGGACTTGGCCTTATCAAGTAGATCAGCTGGATTTCAACAGCGGAGCGAGGGTTCAAATGGCGAGACGCAGACCGGCGCTACAGCGGAGGcaggttcatcctctggggcTCAGCGTGTATCCGAGTGTGTCGGGGCTGAATCCGGAGCTGAGGCGGCGGAAGGTGCAGCCCCAGGAACATCAACAGCTATTGAGGCTGCAGCCGTGCCCGGAGAGGCTGCAGGTGCGTCGTTGGCTGGGGAGACACAAGAAACTCCCACAGCGTCCAGCTCATCTGAGGCGTCAGGGGCTGAGGCGGACGCCGCGTCGGACCCAGCGGAGTCTGTGAGGGAATGTACCTGTCAGGAGCAGAGCAACCGGACTGGCGTACAACAGGAAGTACCCTACAGTTCGGGACTCGGTCCACTTTCACCCATTCAG GAGGTGGACACAAGAAAAGAAGTGGCTCcgaaggcagaggaggaaggggcgGAGTCATCGAGCAGTGAGGCGAACGGGCCggtagtagcagcagcagcttccacCAGTGGCTACGCAGCGGAGCAAGGAGGAGCGACTGCTAGTTCAGCTG TCTTCTTGTTAATTCCAGGGGCTGAAGCCAGTGGCGGggacaggcaggaggaggaggaggagggaggggaggtgtggaggaggaggaggcggtacATGCAGAACTGCGGGAGCGGGGCCCAGAACCAGGAAGTGTGCAGGGccagagagagtcagagtggGACGTtaggggacagagagacag GTGCCACAGCTCAGGTGAACGGCCACCAGTCTGTTCGCTCCCTGCCCTCCATCCGCCATGACATGAATCGATACCAGAGAGTGGACGAGCCGCTGCCGccca CAGACTGGGAGGCTCGCATCGACAGCCACGGACGCATCTTCTACGTGGACCACGTGAACAGGACCACGACTTGGCAGCGGCCCACCGCTCCCCCGGCCTCGCAAACGCTGCAGAGGTCCAACTCCATCCAGCAGATGGAGCAGCTGAACCGCAG GTATCAGAGTATACGTAGGACAATCACCAATGACAGCAGACCAGAGGAGCAGCCGGCCAATGAGCTGCTGGTGGACGAGACGGACATGCAACCCTCCATGCCAG agctGCGTAGGGACAGCAGCGTGTCTCCGTCCGGTTCCAGGTCTCGCCTCACGCTGCTACTTCAGTCTCCCAGCGCCAAGTTCCTCGCCAGCCCCGACTTCTTCACTGTGCTGCATTCCAACCCT AGTGCCTACCGTATGTTCGCCACCAACACGTGTCTGAAGCATATGATCAGTAAGGTTCGTCGGGATGCACACCACTTCGAGCGCTACCAGCACAACCGGGACCTGGTGGCCTTCCTCAACCTGTTCGCCAACAAGCAGCTGGAGCTGCCCCGGGGCTGGGAGATGAAGCACGACCACACGGGCAAG CCTTTCTTCGTGGACCATAACAGCCGCGCCACCACCTTCATCGACCCCCGGCTGCCTCTCCAGAGCACCCGGCCCCCGAGCGTCCTGACTCACCGCCAACACCTGACCCGCCAACGCAGCCACAGCGCCGGGGAGGTCAGCCCACGGCGATTG GCGGGTGAAGACCCTCGTCACGCCGGCCCTCCCGTCGCACCGCGGCCCTCCAGCACCTTCACGTCCCCCAACAGGGGGCAGTGCCAAGACATAGTGCCAGTGG CTTACAACGACAAGATTGTGGCGTTTCTGCGACAACCGAACATCTTCGAGATTCTGCAGGAGAGGCAGCCTGAAGTCATCCGGAACCATCCGCTCAG GGAGAAGGTGCAGCTCATCCGAGCAGATGGAGTGTCAGGATTGGCCCGGCTGTCAGGAGATGCCGACCTCGTCATGCTGCTAAG cctgtTTGAAGATGAAGTCATGTCTTACGTGCCTCCTCACGCCTTACTTCACCCCAGCTACTGTCAGTCACCTCGGGGatcccccgtctcctccccgCAGAACTCACCTG GAACTCAGAGAGCGAACGCCAGAGCTCCGGCCCCCTACAAAAGAGACTTTGAGGCCAAATTGCGCAACTTCTACCGGAAGCTCGAAACGAAAGGTTACGGCCAAGGACCGGGCAAATTAAA GTTGATCATCCGTCGTGACCATCTGCTGGAAGACGCCTTCAACCAGATCATGTGCTATTCCCGCAAAGACCTGCAGCGCAGCAAGCTCTACGTCAGCTTTGtcggggaggaggg tttgGACTACAGCGGGCCGTCCAGAGAGTTCTTCTTCTTGGTATCCAGGGAGCTGTTCAACCCTTATTATGGTCTGTTTGAATACTCTGCCAACGACACCTACACGGTCCAGATCAGCCCCATGTCCGCCTTCGTAGACAATCACCACGAATG gtttcGGTTCAGTGGTCGTATTCTGGGTCTGGCTCTGATCCATCAGTACCTGCTGGATGCCTTCTTCACCAGACCGTTCTATAAAGGCCTGCTGCgcat ACCATGTGACCTGAGCGACCTGGAGTACCTGGACGAGGAGTTTCACCAGTCGCTCCAGTGGACCAAGGACAACGACATCGAGGACATCCTGGAGCTAACCTTCACCGTCAACGAGGAAGTGTTCGGACAG ATAACAGAGCGAGAGCTGAAGCCCGGCGGGGCCAACATCCCCGTGTcagagaagaacaagaaggaATACATCGAGCGGATGGTGAAGTGGAGAATAGAGCGGGGAGTGGTGCAGCAGACCGAGAGCCTCGTCCGAGGCTTCTACGAG GTGGTGGACGCCAGGTTGGTGTCGGTGTTCGATGCCAgggagctggagctggtgaTCGCCGGCACTGCTGAGATTGATTTATCAGACTGGAGGAACAACACAGAGTACAGAGGAG GTTACCACGACAACCATATAGTGATCCGGTGGTTCTGGGCGGCGGTGGAGAGATTCAACAATGAACAGAGACTGAGGCTCCTGCAG TTTGTGACCGGGACATCCAGTATTCCCTACGAGGGCTTCGCTTCCCTGCGAGGCAGCAACGGTCCGCGCAGATTCTGCGTGGAGAAGTGGGGGAAGGTCAGCGCGCTGCCCAG AGCTCATACCTGTTTCAACCGGCTGGACCTGCCGCCGTACCCGTCCTTCTCCATGCTGTATGAGAAGATGCTGACCGCCGTGGAGGAGACGAGCACCTTCGGGCTGGAATGA
- the hecw2b gene encoding E3 ubiquitin-protein ligase HECW2 isoform X1 yields the protein MATAAATSSSSSSPPTSSSPNSSAREHLLAVRRRTPHARPYTIGPDNLCSMSVQGVVRDSTSGSSSSSMSSGLQPEVASVGLQRANSDTDLVTSDSRSSLTASMYQLTLGLGHLVISWDIKEEVDATDWIGLYHIDETCVANVWDSKNRGVNGTQRGQIVWRLEAGPYLMEPETKICFKYYHGVSGALRATTPCITVKNPGVPVDSGGQAEDQSGAELSRKLVSFTLSDIRASGLKKGMFFNPDPYLKMSIRPGRRSGLPKFTHHGQERRSSIIANTTNPVWHGEKYTFVALMTDVMEIEVKDKFAKSRPIIKRFLGQLIIPVQRLLEGPTADDQPVSYSLCRRLPTDHVSGQLLFRVDFTSNGHEEASPDTGGNILGAAANGDPGSPSDDEDLPQPSSSSRVTRGPSPTGSDEGSLLVNGTCYYGDDSVWREPGRAGEEDLLPVAQGGHTHRQVSLNDYLDAIEAHRSPLDQHLAAPSPKLRSSFPTDTRLNAMLHIDSDEDEETAVQHRDQSQEAKTQQSTDLALSSRSAGFQQRSEGSNGETQTGATAEAGSSSGAQRVSECVGAESGAEAAEGAAPGTSTAIEAAAVPGEAAGASLAGETQETPTASSSSEASGAEADAASDPAESVRECTCQEQSNRTGVQQEVPYSSGLGPLSPIQEVDTRKEVAPKAEEEGAESSSSEANGPVVAAAASTSGYAAEQGGATASSAVFLLIPGAEASGGDRQEEEEEGGEVWRRRRRYMQNCGSGAQNQEVCRARESQSGTLGDRETGATAQVNGHQSVRSLPSIRHDMNRYQRVDEPLPPTDWEARIDSHGRIFYVDHVNRTTTWQRPTAPPASQTLQRSNSIQQMEQLNRRYQSIRRTITNDSRPEEQPANELLVDETDMQPSMPELRRDSSVSPSGSRSRLTLLLQSPSAKFLASPDFFTVLHSNPSAYRMFATNTCLKHMISKVRRDAHHFERYQHNRDLVAFLNLFANKQLELPRGWEMKHDHTGKVEQHTRNQSECLKPFFVDHNSRATTFIDPRLPLQSTRPPSVLTHRQHLTRQRSHSAGEVSPRRLAGEDPRHAGPPVAPRPSSTFTSPNRGQCQDIVPVAYNDKIVAFLRQPNIFEILQERQPEVIRNHPLREKVQLIRADGVSGLARLSGDADLVMLLSLFEDEVMSYVPPHALLHPSYCQSPRGSPVSSPQNSPGTQRANARAPAPYKRDFEAKLRNFYRKLETKGYGQGPGKLKLIIRRDHLLEDAFNQIMCYSRKDLQRSKLYVSFVGEEGLDYSGPSREFFFLVSRELFNPYYGLFEYSANDTYTVQISPMSAFVDNHHEWFRFSGRILGLALIHQYLLDAFFTRPFYKGLLRIPCDLSDLEYLDEEFHQSLQWTKDNDIEDILELTFTVNEEVFGQITERELKPGGANIPVSEKNKKEYIERMVKWRIERGVVQQTESLVRGFYEVVDARLVSVFDARELELVIAGTAEIDLSDWRNNTEYRGGYHDNHIVIRWFWAAVERFNNEQRLRLLQFVTGTSSIPYEGFASLRGSNGPRRFCVEKWGKVSALPRAHTCFNRLDLPPYPSFSMLYEKMLTAVEETSTFGLE from the exons atgaGACGTGTGTGGCCAACGTGTGGGACTCCAAGAACCGCGGCGTGAACGGGACCCAGCGCGGGCAGATCGTGTGGAGGCTGGAGGCGGGACCGTACTTAATGGAGC CCGAGACCAAGATCTGCTTTAAATACTATCACGGTGTGAGCGGAGCATTGAGAGCGACGACGCCCTGTATCACAGTGAAGAACCCTGGAGTGCCG GTGGACAGTGGAGGACAAGCGGAGGACCAATCAGGGGCCGAGCTCTCTCGGAAACTCGTCAGCTTCACCCTATCAG ACATCCGTGCGTCGGGCCTGAAGAAGGGAATGTTCTTCAACCCAGACCCCTACCTGAAGATGTCCATCCGGCCCGGGAGGAGGAGCGGCCTCCCCAAGTTCACCCACCACGGCCAGGAGAGGCGGTCGTCCATCATCGCTAACACCACCAATCCTGTGTGGCACGGGGAG AAGTACACCTTCGTGGCACTGATGACGGATGTGATGGAGATCGAAGTAAAAGACAAGTTCGCCAAGAGCCGACCAATCATCAAGCGGTTCCTAGGTCAGCTGATCATCCCTGTGCAGAGACTTCTGGAGGGGCCGACCGCCGA tgatcaGCCAGTCAGCTACAGCCTGTGTCGTCGTCTCCCGACGGACCATGTGAGTGGGCAGCTCCTGTTCAGAGTGGACTTCACCTCCAACGGacatgaag AGGCCTCCCCGGACACGGGGGGAAACATCCTGGGCGCCGCGGCGAATGGTGACCCGGGCAGCCCCTCTGACGACGAAGACCTGCCCCagccttcctcttcctcacgcGTCACACGTGGACCCTCTCCCACGGGCTCTGACGAGGGCTCCCTGCTCGTCAACGGCACTTGTTACTATGGTGATGATAGTGTGTGGCGGGAGCCCGGGCGCGCGGGAGAAGAGGATCTGCTTCCTGTGGCTCAGGGCGGCCACACACACCGGCAGGTGTCGCTCAATGACTACCTGGATGCCATCGAGGCTCACCGGAGCCCCTTGGACCAACACCTGGCGGCGCCTTCTCCGAAACTCCGCTCCAGCTTTCCGACGGACACGCGGCTCAACGCCATGCTGCACATCGACTCtgacgaggatgaggagacaGCTGTGCAGCACAGGGACCAATCGCAGGAGGCGAAGACGCAGCAGAGCACGGACTTGGCCTTATCAAGTAGATCAGCTGGATTTCAACAGCGGAGCGAGGGTTCAAATGGCGAGACGCAGACCGGCGCTACAGCGGAGGcaggttcatcctctggggcTCAGCGTGTATCCGAGTGTGTCGGGGCTGAATCCGGAGCTGAGGCGGCGGAAGGTGCAGCCCCAGGAACATCAACAGCTATTGAGGCTGCAGCCGTGCCCGGAGAGGCTGCAGGTGCGTCGTTGGCTGGGGAGACACAAGAAACTCCCACAGCGTCCAGCTCATCTGAGGCGTCAGGGGCTGAGGCGGACGCCGCGTCGGACCCAGCGGAGTCTGTGAGGGAATGTACCTGTCAGGAGCAGAGCAACCGGACTGGCGTACAACAGGAAGTACCCTACAGTTCGGGACTCGGTCCACTTTCACCCATTCAG GAGGTGGACACAAGAAAAGAAGTGGCTCcgaaggcagaggaggaaggggcgGAGTCATCGAGCAGTGAGGCGAACGGGCCggtagtagcagcagcagcttccacCAGTGGCTACGCAGCGGAGCAAGGAGGAGCGACTGCTAGTTCAGCTG TCTTCTTGTTAATTCCAGGGGCTGAAGCCAGTGGCGGggacaggcaggaggaggaggaggagggaggggaggtgtggaggaggaggaggcggtacATGCAGAACTGCGGGAGCGGGGCCCAGAACCAGGAAGTGTGCAGGGccagagagagtcagagtggGACGTtaggggacagagagacag GTGCCACAGCTCAGGTGAACGGCCACCAGTCTGTTCGCTCCCTGCCCTCCATCCGCCATGACATGAATCGATACCAGAGAGTGGACGAGCCGCTGCCGccca CAGACTGGGAGGCTCGCATCGACAGCCACGGACGCATCTTCTACGTGGACCACGTGAACAGGACCACGACTTGGCAGCGGCCCACCGCTCCCCCGGCCTCGCAAACGCTGCAGAGGTCCAACTCCATCCAGCAGATGGAGCAGCTGAACCGCAG GTATCAGAGTATACGTAGGACAATCACCAATGACAGCAGACCAGAGGAGCAGCCGGCCAATGAGCTGCTGGTGGACGAGACGGACATGCAACCCTCCATGCCAG agctGCGTAGGGACAGCAGCGTGTCTCCGTCCGGTTCCAGGTCTCGCCTCACGCTGCTACTTCAGTCTCCCAGCGCCAAGTTCCTCGCCAGCCCCGACTTCTTCACTGTGCTGCATTCCAACCCT AGTGCCTACCGTATGTTCGCCACCAACACGTGTCTGAAGCATATGATCAGTAAGGTTCGTCGGGATGCACACCACTTCGAGCGCTACCAGCACAACCGGGACCTGGTGGCCTTCCTCAACCTGTTCGCCAACAAGCAGCTGGAGCTGCCCCGGGGCTGGGAGATGAAGCACGACCACACGGGCAAGGTCGAGCAACACACCAGAAATCAGTCAGAATGTCTCAAG CCTTTCTTCGTGGACCATAACAGCCGCGCCACCACCTTCATCGACCCCCGGCTGCCTCTCCAGAGCACCCGGCCCCCGAGCGTCCTGACTCACCGCCAACACCTGACCCGCCAACGCAGCCACAGCGCCGGGGAGGTCAGCCCACGGCGATTG GCGGGTGAAGACCCTCGTCACGCCGGCCCTCCCGTCGCACCGCGGCCCTCCAGCACCTTCACGTCCCCCAACAGGGGGCAGTGCCAAGACATAGTGCCAGTGG CTTACAACGACAAGATTGTGGCGTTTCTGCGACAACCGAACATCTTCGAGATTCTGCAGGAGAGGCAGCCTGAAGTCATCCGGAACCATCCGCTCAG GGAGAAGGTGCAGCTCATCCGAGCAGATGGAGTGTCAGGATTGGCCCGGCTGTCAGGAGATGCCGACCTCGTCATGCTGCTAAG cctgtTTGAAGATGAAGTCATGTCTTACGTGCCTCCTCACGCCTTACTTCACCCCAGCTACTGTCAGTCACCTCGGGGatcccccgtctcctccccgCAGAACTCACCTG GAACTCAGAGAGCGAACGCCAGAGCTCCGGCCCCCTACAAAAGAGACTTTGAGGCCAAATTGCGCAACTTCTACCGGAAGCTCGAAACGAAAGGTTACGGCCAAGGACCGGGCAAATTAAA GTTGATCATCCGTCGTGACCATCTGCTGGAAGACGCCTTCAACCAGATCATGTGCTATTCCCGCAAAGACCTGCAGCGCAGCAAGCTCTACGTCAGCTTTGtcggggaggaggg tttgGACTACAGCGGGCCGTCCAGAGAGTTCTTCTTCTTGGTATCCAGGGAGCTGTTCAACCCTTATTATGGTCTGTTTGAATACTCTGCCAACGACACCTACACGGTCCAGATCAGCCCCATGTCCGCCTTCGTAGACAATCACCACGAATG gtttcGGTTCAGTGGTCGTATTCTGGGTCTGGCTCTGATCCATCAGTACCTGCTGGATGCCTTCTTCACCAGACCGTTCTATAAAGGCCTGCTGCgcat ACCATGTGACCTGAGCGACCTGGAGTACCTGGACGAGGAGTTTCACCAGTCGCTCCAGTGGACCAAGGACAACGACATCGAGGACATCCTGGAGCTAACCTTCACCGTCAACGAGGAAGTGTTCGGACAG ATAACAGAGCGAGAGCTGAAGCCCGGCGGGGCCAACATCCCCGTGTcagagaagaacaagaaggaATACATCGAGCGGATGGTGAAGTGGAGAATAGAGCGGGGAGTGGTGCAGCAGACCGAGAGCCTCGTCCGAGGCTTCTACGAG GTGGTGGACGCCAGGTTGGTGTCGGTGTTCGATGCCAgggagctggagctggtgaTCGCCGGCACTGCTGAGATTGATTTATCAGACTGGAGGAACAACACAGAGTACAGAGGAG GTTACCACGACAACCATATAGTGATCCGGTGGTTCTGGGCGGCGGTGGAGAGATTCAACAATGAACAGAGACTGAGGCTCCTGCAG TTTGTGACCGGGACATCCAGTATTCCCTACGAGGGCTTCGCTTCCCTGCGAGGCAGCAACGGTCCGCGCAGATTCTGCGTGGAGAAGTGGGGGAAGGTCAGCGCGCTGCCCAG AGCTCATACCTGTTTCAACCGGCTGGACCTGCCGCCGTACCCGTCCTTCTCCATGCTGTATGAGAAGATGCTGACCGCCGTGGAGGAGACGAGCACCTTCGGGCTGGAATGA